In the Glycine max cultivar Williams 82 chromosome 6, Glycine_max_v4.0, whole genome shotgun sequence genome, ATctttaaaatggaaaataataaaattaagaagtGTATTACTGgaataagaataaaatgtgAATATTACTGGAACAGGATCATGTGAACACATTAGCTTTgacatattaacaaaaaatcattAGATCTTGCAAGAGCGTTGCTATCTAGTATGAAAGACTTCCACACGAATAGCACGAAGAATCACAATAAACCtctgattttctttcaaaaacaaatattaattggaaaatgaaaaaatgaaaaatggaagTTGACACAATATATATTATTCGTGTGCTTTTCATGAAAACTATTTCGTAACTTTCAGCATTTTCCATCTTAAAATACACCCAATATAATGCAAgagatttttctcttttccttgtaAAAAGCaagtacaaagaaaaaaaaaatagaaacacataagtctataaattaaatacacaaagaaggagaaaaatatgtgtaaaaaaaacatatattagaAACTTACCCtaaagaaagaagataaaaaaatgaattcaataacaacaaaacaataaaagaagaaaataagaaagtcaTAAAAACTCATAATATTGATGTTTagaaaagagtaaaagaaaaaactctTATAAGTTTTGACGTTAAGATGTTTAATGTTCACTCTATACATtatttataatgtatatttaatgttttcaaaaattaacaattgaatcttcaaattatgatattaatcacttatttttttgtcttaggTTAGAAATTATGGGTACTCTTCAACCTATCTGAGCATTATAAGTGACTACTGTTGGCCCAAGAAAATTTTACATAGGTGAAAATGAAACATGAATTCTCCCGTTAAATAGATTACTTACTTGAAAATTAATTACCTTAATAACctatttgaatatattaattaccttaattactattttaatatatcaattgcttaaattaattaatatatcattGTATATTTAAGCAAATAAATCATACCaacattctttttatttatttaattatcaatttagtccttataatttctAAACTTATCTATTTTAGTCcaaagtttacattttaattcccaAATATTCTTActgctaattttttttcactaaaaaggttaaaagaatttaatagcggcaacattttaaaaattaatatgtaaactTCAgggattaaaaaattcaattattaaacttcagagactaaaaaattcacttattaattatatgaattaaaatggataaatttgaaaactatagagactaaacgggtaattaaatcttttttaagTAAATGAGTTTTCCCTtaacactattttttaaaaaaaaattaaataagatatattGTTATGGGttaatatagattttttttaaaatcatacttGAGTTTCTACTAAAAATTTtggtataaaaagattttttttaaaaaaatattaaatgagttTGTCCATGATTGAGTTTTACATTTTCAAGTTTTTAATCTTGCACTTCATACTAATTTAGGTGTGATTGATTTTAataggaaaaattaaattaaatgtgattTCATTATGattaatgatgatttttttatgtaattttatttgatttgttttaatggaaaaagagaaatttaTTACGCCacatataatttcataattacttACCACGTGtgtaaacatatttatataatatatagatatacttCAATTCAATGGTTAGTTAGTTATGTGGGAGTAGCCATCAACGGAATTCAATGGTTAGTTAGTTATGTAAGAGTAGCCATCAACGGATACTCATATTTCATAAAATGATCCGTCAAATGGGTTTTAGGCAACTAGTACATTGCATGAGTCAcattaaatttttctatatGTATTATGTATCAATGTTTCTCTCGTAAAATTGAGGGATATGGAGattttagattaatttaatatatttgattttagtatttttattaataaatgtaagttgttaatttttataatatttttattatttgtttgttatttgGGGTACAAGAATCATGATTTTCTGCTTTATAAGAGAAGATATAATTCCAAAATAATGATACTGTGTGTATGATCATTTGCTAAAATTTGGCATGGATCCGATCTAGGTCATTTGCTCCACCTTGTGGGTGGTGATGTCATTATTGtgtattttttctatttctttttatgaaaaCTAGAATAGAAGttcggtttaatttttttataagactaattctaaaatattttatgcattaattttttcttcacaaaaatattcttaattatgaataatttttattagttcaGTACTTCCTCTAATCCAAAACAACCAATGTTTTTAAAGTTTCTTTAACATATTAAAATCAACAATAAACGAGATATTTAgtgaaataactttattaaaatatttttacttttcataaaTGCATTACTTATAGTTATTGGTTGATTGGTGATGGTAGAGAATTGACtggtaaatatttaaaaaatcattagattaatgtaatttatttgagacaaatttgaaataaaagttatctcattaaatctaaaaatatcaGTCAATATGAACATATTTTTTAGTGTTAAAACATTTGTCTtgtataaaagaatattttggaATCTTTCTTTGACCATTCACCTGTAtaaccaataaataaataaataaatatattaacggTGAGAgggattaaaagattaaaattaaaaaataaaataaaaatatgttttattaatatcaaagaaaatattttttataaaaatatataaatttaagataaattaatattactaattaaattaagtaattttcataatcttaataataattaattaattgtttattataaaaaaaagaagacaggAAGTACCTGAATTCACTTTCCATGTCAGATGTCCTCTGACCATAAAGAAACAAAGGGCTAGTGCGtgcaaattaaaaatgaaaattgaaacgTGACTATTGAAGTACTTAAAATGTTTGACTTGTAATGTAGCTAGGTAGAACGTTGTTATCATGAATTAGATCAATTTTTTTGCCATCGATTTTTACCAGGAAGGAACATGATTAATCGAGTCTAGCAATCAAGTCAATACAGATCCATAACGATAAGGAAAATACTTATTGTTATGAAAAGTTACGCACGAAATCACATACGAATTATAACCACTACAGTAATTTATGTTTCActcatctttctttttatccaaTCAAACTTGTTTGGGTCTTCTATACCTGTTAGCACTGCTCTAACTATAATTATACACACTCATAGTGTTTGTGGTGTAAGTATACATTGATGATATTGATGGGGGCTAATTTGCATGGTTTTTTCATCCAAAGACCAATTAAGAATTCAGTTATCTCATGCAATCACATTAAGACACGTGTCCACTTTATTCCTACGTCTCATCAAACGGTGGGGTCGTCTTTGAATCCCCTAGACCCGCGAGAGACCCTTGTGGTTGTGGCCATGTCACCATTAATGACGTCATAAACCGAACCCAATCCACAAAAATATTAAACCCTCCTGAtggtaaaaaactaaaaaatagtgTGTTGtgtaataacaaaaaaacagcGAGGGGCAGAAAAAAAGTAGTAGTAATTTGGTAAATTTATTTAtccaaaaacagaaaaacgccaaaactgatttaattacaaaaaatgctAGTGATACggggaagaaagagaaaatggcagGTTAAGTAAATAATACCGAAAAGCAGTGGCATTTGCATTAAAGCAAGGCACACAATAAAAGCCTCCAACACACATCACTCACATGTTACTCTACTACTTAATTTTACTAACTCCTGCTCCTGTTCCTAGTGGCTAGTGCTGCTTCATTCCTCTGCCTCTGCccccaatttttttatattcactcaccattttctcttttctcttcctctgagaacaaaaaaggggaagagacacaaaagaagaaAGTGTGAGTGAGGGAGGCAGAatctgaataataataataataataaatagctGCGTGTTCAATGAGAGCCACAGAAAATCAATAATGGGAGTAGTTTCTGAAGGAAACGGCGACGTTTTACCATGGCTGAAATCGATGCCGGTGGCGCCGGAGTACCGGCCGAGCGCCGCGGAGTTTCAAGATCCTATAAGTTACATATTCAAGATCGAGAAGGAAGCTTCCAAGTACGGAATCTGCAAAATCATCCCTCCCTTCCCACCTTCTTCCAGGAAGACCGCAATCGCCAACCTCAACCGCTCACTCGCGGAGACCGGCTCCACATTCACCACGCGCCAGCAGCAGATCGGCTTCTGCCCCCGCAGGCCCAGGCCCGTCCAGAGGCCCGTCTGGCAGAGCGGTGATCGCTACACCTTCACCGAGTTCGAGTCCAAGGCCAAGTCCTTTGAGAAGACATACCTCAAACGCCACGCCAAGAAGGCCTCCGGCCTTGGCCCGGGCCCTCTGGAGACTGAAACGCTGTTCTGGAAGGCGACGCTGGACAAACCGTTCTCCGTGGAATACGCGAACGACATGCCGGGGTCAGCCTTTTCCCCGAAATGCAGGCGCGTAGGGGATCCAAGCTCACTGGCTGACACTCAGTGGAACATGAGAGCGGTTTCGAGGGCCAAAGGTTCGCTCTTACAGTTCATGAAAGAGGAGATTCCGGGCGTTACTTCTCCTATGGTCTACGTTGCCATGCTCTTCAGCTGGTTCGCGTGGCATGTTGAGGATCATGACTTGCACAGCCTCAATTACCTCCACATGGGCGCCGGCAAGACCTGGTACGGCGTCCCCCGTGACGCCGCCGTTGCTTTCGAGGAAGTCGTTAGGGTTCACGGCTACGGCGGAGAGATTAACCCGCTCGGTTAGATAGTAGCATGGCATTGTTGAATTTGAGTTGTTTGTGTCTTGGCttgcttttacttttaatttctgaAATGTTTGACTTTGGGATTGGAAGGTTAGTTGACTGCTAGTGATCATGTGGTCctgttgtgttgtgtgtgtTTAAGTTCTTTGATGCTTCTCTGTGTGAAGTTTCTGAGGTTCTGCTAGTTTATTTGGTGATTGATATGGACTGCTGTTAACTTTACAGAGGATTACAGAGGAAATTTGTATAACATTGTATCTTCTTGTGTGGTTTTTTTACTGAGGCTCTGCTTTGATACACTTTTGAATAGGCACTTATAGGAGAAatgaataagaaggtaaaatgaattaaacttttTCCAAGTTAAAATTAGCTTGTGCATAAGCTTAAGTTAGCTTTTGGAGAAGTCAAATGAGAGGGCTTCTATAAATTAACTTGTACAAATATAGGAAgaacttaattcattttaccttcttattttcttctcctataagtgtTTATTgtgaagtttatccaaacagggACTAAACTTGTAACAGTGTGTTATTGGCCAAAACAATGGACAAATGCTAGTTTGGTTGAAAGGGACAATGGCCAAAACATGCTCTGGGAagtttgttttctgtttgtttCAGTTTTGAACTTTAAAATAAGCACATGTTAAAGTGTTGTTTGGAATCCATTCTGGAGGGAAAAAGTTGTTTGGAAAATCATTTAGTCCTGGCTCTGATATAGAATGTCTTGCTTTATGATGTTGTCAGCAAGATGGGGAGATATTCATGATCATGGCAATTGGGAACTGTTAACATATGTTCACGTTATCTCTCATTCTTTTACTAATAAATGGGCCATATAGTTTGTTTTGTTCATTTTCTGCATGATATGCATTTTTACCCATAAATTGAAGGATGTGTGCTTGTATTTTGTCCTGCTCTCACAATCATGACTTTCAGATCAAGTCATGATTGTTGAAAACAAGATTGACCACTGAAAACCTAGGAGTTTATGATTTAAGTTCTAGTCCTCTGTTTTAATCTCAGCCAATTAAAAGTGGGTGAAGTTCTGATTGTAACAATGAAAGATGACATTAGGGGGCAATGAATGCGTCTAACGATTGAACAACATTTTAACGCAATGTTCCCATttggaatttaaaaatatacccCAATTTGAGTAGGCACAGCTGTCTCTTTCTTTCACTTACAGTCTGTCAACACATCTCCTTGACATAACCTTTGTCTTTCTagatttcttgttttgtgtagggAATGACCGAATGtatgttgttttttattttatcttcgtTTCTTTCACCTTTGCTatatcatgttttatttttcaattaatgagGAATGATAGATATTGGATGGTCCCATCTGGGACAACTGGGGAATAACAGTGATTTGCATATGTTAAGAGGATGATActtgatttttgtgtttataTATGGATCCACTTGTTACAAACTTACACGGGTCATGTTTCCTTTCAACAGTTACTTTTGCTACTCTTGGTGAGAAAACCACAGTGATGTCTCCTGAAGTATTAATTAGCGCAGGTGTTCCATGCTGCAGGTACTAATATTTTTGAACGTCATACTATATATTGTATTGTTGTGATGTTAATTGAGGGCAAGCCCTGGCACAGcagtaaagttgtgccttggtgactagtggtcatgggttcgaatccagAAACTGCCTCTTtccatatgcaagggtaaggctgcgtgcAATGACCCTTCTCAATACCTTCGCTTAGCAAGGAGCCTTTGGGCATTGGGGTATGGTAGTTTAAATCTCAAATGTTGATATTACACCACCAGTTTTTCTGTGGCCTGTAAGTGGTACTATACTGCTATTTACTAGGGGATTACTGCTTGATTTTGTCCTACACATACAAATCAATTTGAACTTTAAAGCTGTTGAAGTTCAGTTGCAATTTCAAATACAACCTTGCTGAAATGTATCCCTGGTCAAAACACtaacttttagtatttttttttcttactgttATTGATTGGAATTCACCATTACAGCATCCATTTCCATTTGGAAtaatttgtttctattttttcacTGTTGTATGGCTATTTCCTTTTAAATCATTTCTGTACAAAATGAATATTGAGTGCTCTTTCACTTGGGAGCTTGGAAGCAGTTATTGATGGTTAGTTTTCAAGGTTTTGGTAGAAACAAAGAAACCTCAATGGTGTGGCAGTATTTAGTTTATTTAGTTGTGTGGTGTATATGGTTGGAGTTGAATGCTGTCATCTTTAAGGGGTCTTTTCCTCTAGGCATAGGATTGTTTTCATGTCTTCTCTCTGGTGCTCTGCTATGGCTGTTTCAGGGGAGTCCTCATTTCTGATCATTTGAGAGACTGGAAAGTCTTGCTTCATGCTTGGTTCCCCCTGTTTTTTTTCCTgcttaaaataatatcatatcCTCTCCCTAGTTTCTGTTACCCTCTATTatctcaaatatatattttttttaaaattgaatggaTGTTAGTAATAGTCATTGCAATTATtagatgtttttttctttttcagtgaCCCTGTATGGTCGTTTATGTGCATCtttaactttcattttcttGGAATCAGGTTAGTACAAAATGCTGGGGAATTTGTTGTGACGTTTCCCAGAGCCTATCACACAGGGTTTAGTCATGGTAAGACACCTAAAAGTCTAAGAATGTTACTCATAGGCTcaaggactttttcttgggggGTTTGGTGGTGGTGGCGGCGGCGATACTTTGTTACTGTTTCAGCCAATAGTTGAATGCTTCTAATGCTTTGACTGTATGCTGTGTAGGTTTTAATTGCGGAGAGGCAGCGAACATTGCAACACCTGAATGGTTGAGGTTTGCTAAAGATGCTGCAATTCGGAGGGCTTCATTAAATTATCCTCCCATGGTTTCACACTTCCAGTTACTTTATGACCTTGCCTTAGCTTTGTGTTCTAGGTTtgccttttttctatttttgcttCTTATAATTGGTTATAAGAATGTGCTTCTGACATCTAACTAgaattgtcttttgttttgtttttgttagtaGTTTGATTTAGTTATTAATGATTCAGTTATTAACTAGAAGTGTGGATGAATCATTCTGGTTCTAGATATAAATGTGTTTGTATTTATTTCATGTAATACAATGATTCTGATGACCATATAAtctgttttaaaatatacaCCCTGTAAAATATCCTCTGTTTTCTCCATACAGAATTCCTGTGAGCATCAGTGCTGAACCTCGTAGTTCTCGTCTTAAAGATAAGAAGGGTGAAGGAGAGACTGTAACTAAAGAACTATTTGTCCAAGATGTGTTACAGAACAATGATCTGCTTCATATACTTGGGAAAGGATCTGATGTAGTACTTCTTCCTCGTAGCTCAGTTGACATTTCTGTTTGCTCAAAATTACGTGTTGGATCCCAACAATCCATCAATGTAAGAAATTCTGAGGGAATGCATTCCTCAAAAGGTTTTGTTTCAGATGATCTGGTATTCAACAGGAGTCCAGgaatcaagcaagaaaaaagTTTCtattttgtgaaagacaagtttACTACATTGTGTGAAAGGAACAGGATTTCCACTTTTAATGTAAATGGTAACATAAGCACTGCAAGCTCTAATCCACTTCAAAGAGACAATGATAGAGAAACTAGTCAAGGAGATGGGTTATCAGATCAGAGATTGTTTTCATGTGTAACATGTGGAATATTATGCTTTTCCTGTGTTGCAATTGTACAGCCCAGAGAACCAGCAGCTAGATATCTTATGTCAGCTGATTGCAGCTTCTTTAATGATTGGGTTGTTGGTTCTGGAGTATCTAGCAATAAGCTTACTATTGCCCATGAAGATGCAACTATTACCAAGCCAAATATGTATACAGGCAGGTTTTATAAGTTCTATTTCTAGTCTTTCATACTTTGTTTCatagtataaaaaatagtttcttgTTTCTTCAGATCTTATCAATAATGACCTCACATCCTAGGTATTTTCTGGGCCCTGTCTTATGCTCATCAGGAAACATGTCTATTTATTTGGTCAGCGTCTTTTTGTATTTAAGAGCTGAGCTGCATGGCCAACCTATCATGACAATTTCCTACAGTAGAGGCGAACCACAAATGTTGTGCCTGTAGGTTATGATCTGTCTCTGAATTAGCACGGACTAGGGcgatcttttttctttctaaatctttccttttgtaaaatattgattttatataaattagctAATGGCTGTCTGAGCTTTAgcgtactttttttttttttgatcggcaaaaataaattatattatatatataatcagtaCCAGCGGTACTATCAGTACAAGTAGTTAGACTACCAGCCACATGGTTCCAACATCAGACTAAGGTCAGTCCCAAAGGGAACCAATAGCTGGGAACCGATAGCTTTAGCGTACTTATTTACATATATTctgttttaattttctcttattgCACTTTTGGTATTATTTGGGTTCCAGAATGCTGATTTGCATCTTGTAGTACTTACTTTAGTATACCAGGGAaatggttaaattgtttttatttgtaatattcAAATCCTGAATTCAAGAAAACTAGAGTGTCTTGTCTTGTGTTATGGTTGAAGAAGCTTTGAGTTATCCTGCCATCAGTGCCATAAACTTGTCTTTAGTTGCACAATAGCAAATCTCAttataataagtttttagttgAGGGATAATAGGAGAACAGGAACATGTACTAGTTCCCTATAGGAAGCTTTTATGTTGTGCATATGGTAGCACAACTTAGGTATATAAACAGCCAAATCCTTTTATTTCTCCTTTGCTTTATCCCTCAAAAGTTTGTCATATAATTTCATTTAGTCTTCTTGGCTAGGATTTAGGTAAACTTTAAAGTACTGATCCTTTTTGTCCTGTCATGCAGGATGGATGAAAAATAATGTCCAAGATGGTAAACATGATGTTACTGTTCAATCTTCTCGGGAGGCTTTAAATACTGAAAGTGAAAATGGCAATACAGCTCTTGCATTATTGGCTTCAGCATATGGAAATTCATCTGACTCTGAGGAAGATCATATTACAGATGACAGTCATGAATCAAATGTGATAAACTCTGCTTCAGAATGTTTACTTTCTCATACTCAAAATTCCCATGCTAGTCCCATGACTGCACTTGACAGGGATGACAATATTCCTTCAACAAGTGCCACTTGTGAGAATTTTATGCATCGTAGATTTGAATGTAATTTGAATCATCAGTCTGTAGACCACTCTTTAAAGAAACAGGATTATAATATTACATCAGaggttaaatttgaaaatacaaaGATGGTGCCTAATTTCACCTCTAATTGTTCCCAACACACTCATGATGCTGACAGGTCATTGTCTAACAAGTCTATGGTTCcctttgataataaaaatacttCGATGGTGCTACAATCTGATGAAGACTCATCCAGAATGCATGTTTTTTGTCTAGAGCATGCTGCAGAAGCAGAGCAGCAACTTCGCCCAATAGGTGGAGCCCACATGTTGCTCCTATGTCATCCAGGTTTGTGGGTTGATTGagtaattattcattttatgcTCAATTGTTTATCTTGTGCCCAATTTCTAGCAAAACAATTCAATTTCACTGTTTGCAACTCTTGTTCTTTGAGAATGAAAACTTAATAGATTCAGAGTTTAAACTGGTTAAGAAACAAGGGAAACATGGTTATAACATGAGTCTTGTGATGGGAGTTATGCCAGTTTATGTTGTGAagtaagaaaaaatgttttttttatcctccCAAGAGTTTGAATTTTATTCAATGTCAGTATGAAGCTTTTTACACTCTTTGTAAATAAGATACCAAATCAGTGAAGCAGCCATTGATTTTCACTTCTGGCGAAAGCTTTTGCCTATTTTCTTAAATACAATATCAGACTAaggttaattaatttgtttgctCCTTCAACAAGTGCCACTTGTGAGAATTTTATGCATCGTAGATTTGAATGTAATTTGAATCATCAGTCTGTAGACCACTCTTTAAAGAAACAGGATTATAATATTACATCAGaggttaaatttgaaaatacaaaGATGGTGCCTAATTTCACCTCTAATTGTTCCCAACACACTCATGATGCTGACAGGTCATTGTCTAACAAGTCTATGATTTTCACTTCTGGCATATATAAATCCCAAGgattataatattgtatttttttacattatttgtgaatcaaaattaaatcttatttcgttttattgtttttttatgtttgcttGTTTTTTGAAGTAATAGATGAGCTATATGTTTGTCATAGAAGGGTTATGTTTGTCCATCTATGATTAGTTATAACAATATTCATTCGCAGGCCAGGATATCTAAAAAGATGTCTATTTCCGATTTGAAGTATTTTTCATATAGTTGTCATGGATCAACAATAGGGTGTATATTACCTcatttttactaattaatttatctTCATTTTCTGTGTCTTGCATGGGATTGTGATTACTCATTAACCTCGTTGTTACTGATTGAAAAAATGTATAGTTACTGTTACCAATTTCCCCCTTGCAAAtcactcatttattttatatatttccaTAGATTATCCCAAGATAGAGTCTGAAGCAAAAATGGTGGCAGAAGATTTGGGGATTGATTATATGTGGAAGAATATTGCA is a window encoding:
- the LOC100810437 gene encoding lysine-specific demethylase REF6, coding for MGVVSEGNGDVLPWLKSMPVAPEYRPSAAEFQDPISYIFKIEKEASKYGICKIIPPFPPSSRKTAIANLNRSLAETGSTFTTRQQQIGFCPRRPRPVQRPVWQSGDRYTFTEFESKAKSFEKTYLKRHAKKASGLGPGPLETETLFWKATLDKPFSVEYANDMPGSAFSPKCRRVGDPSSLADTQWNMRAVSRAKGSLLQFMKEEIPGVTSPMVYVAMLFSWFAWHVEDHDLHSLNYLHMGAGKTWYGVPRDAAVAFEEVVRVHGYGGEINPLVTFATLGEKTTVMSPEVLISAGVPCCRLVQNAGEFVVTFPRAYHTGFSHGFNCGEAANIATPEWLRFAKDAAIRRASLNYPPMVSHFQLLYDLALALCSRIPVSISAEPRSSRLKDKKGEGETVTKELFVQDVLQNNDLLHILGKGSDVVLLPRSSVDISVCSKLRVGSQQSINVRNSEGMHSSKGFVSDDLVFNRSPGIKQEKSFYFVKDKFTTLCERNRISTFNVNGNISTASSNPLQRDNDRETSQGDGLSDQRLFSCVTCGILCFSCVAIVQPREPAARYLMSADCSFFNDWVVGSGVSSNKLTIAHEDATITKPNMYTGWMKNNVQDGKHDVTVQSSREALNTESENGNTALALLASAYGNSSDSEEDHITDDSHESNVINSASECLLSHTQNSHASPMTALDRDDNIPSTSATCENFMHRRFECNLNHQSVDHSLKKQDYNITSEVKFENTKMVPNFTSNCSQHTHDADRSLSNKSMVPFDNKNTSMVLQSDEDSSRMHVFCLEHAAEAEQQLRPIGGAHMLLLCHPDYPKIESEAKMVAEDLGIDYMWKNIAYRHASTEDEERIQSALDNEEAIPGNGDWAVKLGINLFYSANLSRSPLYSKQMPYNSVIYYSFGCSSLASSPIEPKVYQRRVNRQKKVVAGKWCGKVWMSNQVHPLLAKRDSEDVEDEKLILGWILPDEKFEKSGSTPKRETTSRKSGKKRKMTAENGRPRKGSYAKKNLVADNSTEDKHNSQPRRILRNKKARCVERDHAALKGDYSPSYHRKPISKQANCSESDAVSDDSLDDDDHMQQSRNVKVEKAKFMDNDVVSNDTMDYDSDCQQREEHSSKQVEDMERDANSEDFLDVGSLQLQRKTSRAMHAKSINEEDIISDDQMESPFRKRQKRIPKNRQGKYLTGKDIISDNQLELKMKKQQRMNPKSRQAKYLNEEDIASDDQLEDHYRRYQRNPKGRQATCVAGEDEMSDDQLENHCQKQQTNFSRKRQNKGNVREVKNEMCDDQLEDHFLKQHRRFPKSRQNKHTEKEVMNDLAENNSHLLHRTPKRKQAKCMEDDMNSDDEMEDDQPLRRALRSKQAKPKTLLKQANSFQAKKQASRPIKQGSRLLVKSKAPQQIKQPAHLWNKQSNNTQEFSLYMEEEEDGGPSTRLRKRATKAQESEGKLKDKQTKRKKVKNAAAAKVSVGHAKMKDGEAEYRCDIDGCAMSFGSKQELMHHKKNICPVKGCGKKFFSHKYLVQHRRVHEDERPLKCPWKGCKMTFKWAWARTEHIRVHTGARPYVCAEPDCGQTFRFVSDFSRHKRKTGHSAKKNCQ